The Pseudorasbora parva isolate DD20220531a chromosome 25, ASM2467924v1, whole genome shotgun sequence genome segment ctacgccagctcaggaggtggtgtacgcacatttgagttagtgggaaaatgctcagaaaagcaattcctaacaccacaaaacgcactgacaagatatgctatatgacccactgttaaaaaccacaacaacaacatttagtgtttatttttgtgtaacatgagcgtcaatgtttaatttgtgtgactttaccaaagcgtttgatttgtaggcctgtattcctccagtcgcgagcctgtgcgctttacctgacggttcaggcccgcctggcccggcagctgcgcacggactgggactaaaataattcagactgacaaaataataaaaatggccttcttcttttaaataataataaaatcaataaaaacggcattttcttctaaataacaagcgtcattcagaataataatcataataagaaaaagaagaatcttacaaattgtcatgtaattattaatgtgaatgaatcttactccacatcacatcatcatcactattgtacaccccaatacatgtgccgtgatacgaaattaaatgctaattgtttcaaaacgtgctgtaaaataatgcattgtgatggtaatttatcatccaaacagctatttaaactgctggagtgcgcttctcaacccccacactaacagtagctactcgtaatttgggtccatattttgtttttgtgagcgcctttattcccactctttaaactcccaaataaaacaatttcgggtttttttccacttccctggtgatggtctcgatgggcgcatctcaatcatctcactagtccactagtcagagcactgatcagggagtcagcccattgacttatgtcctaatcagtgccctgactagtggactagggagatgattgagatgcgcccgatctccacatcggagaagtttcgcttctttgccgtcttctgtttgtccatggcgtaaaatgaggccGTGGGCAAGGCGGAgccttgaatatataggggcgtatTATTCTAATGAccatcgttttcagccgccatttatcaagggcaagtattgtgtacacctggattgcagaggtgcgcacagcttcataaatcaggcggtgagaggagtgtaagcataatcttacgccaacatatacgcccgtttctatgcaagattgataaatgagggccaatgtgattggcccggccagattgagaggaatacagctcagaagggtattgagagttcctagacgacacttgcgggcagattacatttgctgctgctagggtgcgtctagatttctaggctaaatttATCTagctttaataatgttttttttttgttgttgttttttttgtttttttactattATTGAAGGACACTTGGAGTTAAGGACCACATACTCATACATATCTACAATCTTTTTAATATTCAGACTTATAGTCACTGCACAATAAACAAtgatacattacattttttatgcaCAATAGTAGTCTTGAATGACACAAATAGCTAGCAGGATGGAATGGAGAGAGAAGGAAGTTCTCAATGTTTTTCATGCTTTTGTTATAAAATCTCAAACAATTCCAGGACATGCATTTACACAAAGAATAGGGTGTCAAAactgtacctttaggggtacaacagcttgtcgctggggcagaacccttaaaagaacaacgttgtaccatttttaccacaaaaaggttcatagtagtaccttaaggtacgcatttgtactcaaaggtactaatatgcaccttttaggagtaaaaaaggtacaaagatgtccttttaagggttctgccccagcgacaagctgttgtacccctaaaggtacagttttgacaccctatttttctgtgtgtaccCTAAACCTGTCCCTAACTACAACATCATTTTTCATGCCTTTACAGTATGGTACACTAAGAACAGCATAATTCACTAAACAGCAACCATAAAAAGCTTGACAAACTTGATAACattaaaattttcatttttttttcatttagcaTATAGTTATATTTACAGTGACCTACAAATGAGGAACATGCTTGCAGAGGAGGTGTGTCTTTAGTTATTTCTTGAAGGCTGTGATGGTCTCAGTAGATGAGGTACAGTAGGCAGAGGAACTGAATGTGAAAGTTTTGATTATTAATCAGGCTTTTATATAATGATACTATACTACACATGCTTTCTAAATAGTATTCTACCACATAACTGCAACTGTGTTGGTAATTTACTGGTTATCTCTCCAAAATGGAATTGAAGTCTGTCGTGGAGCCACACCATCTGAACAGGGAATATAGTAATCACTAGTGTCCTGACAGTCATTTGTGAGCTTCAGACAGACAAAACAAAACTGTTTATTACACCGAGTACACGCAATGTTTTTGCatagtgttgtgttgtgttcaaTCAGCATGCCACATGTTGGACAAGCACGAACAGCTGGGCATTTAATATTCGCAGcatcttttaaaataatatctCCACAGTCTCTCAGCAGATCCAGCTCTTTGTTGGTGcagtcttcattgtcacatcTGTCAGATCGAGGCTGATGTCCTTTCCACTCTCTCAGACACTGCCAGCAGAACTCAAAGGTGCTTTTATTCTCTGCAGAGCAAACCGTGCATTGGACGCTGAGATTAGACGGATCTGATCTCTCGATCACCAAGTCACAACCAGGACACTGGAAGAGACAGAAAAAGCTCAAGAGCAATAGCGTAACCATACTGATGTTTGTCAGAATAAAAGCTGTAGGCAATATACTCACATTCTTGATGTCTACGATCTTTTTGGTTGCATTGTTGGCAAGAGTTTCTTCAAAGAATTGCTGTTCTTCGGTCGTGAGTTTGGCTAGTTTACGCACTTCAGTGTAAGACCATAGACCGTTACACTTGGGACATCTCAGCTCGGCTTTACCCTGAAATTCATCATTATGAGCAATAATGTTAACAAGAAATTGTACTGATATTTCAGTACACACGTCTCAAAAATGCACATAGTTACATGGGAGAataggaaaaaaatattttacaaaataataataattaaaacataacaAATTGAATTGAATCAAAAAGTAAAATCTTCTTAGGAAATAAAAACAACTACACTTACCTGATCCAGCTGTACTCTGCAGTAGTCCGTCAGTGTCTGTGGACCAGTGATGTGACCACAGGATAATTCAGCTCTTAAAGTGTTCGGATCATCATCATATGGATCTGATGGGGAAATTATACATCTTAAAGAATTATGGTAACAATATTACACAAACTATTTTTGCGTAGTTTTAAGGCTGGGTTTCTTTAATGCAATCTACCGGAAtaattactaaattaattacacatttttgGTGAATTGTGCCATATTTATTTAAGTTGACTTTAGAAATGGTTATAAATCAAGTGTATGGAAATGAcctgtttactttttactttgaGTTATATCATACAATTAATAGACTGTATACTGCTAACACGGCACAAGCAGAAACAAACGTGTTACTGTACTGGCATTAGCAAAGTTATTGCTCAATGAACAAAGCAAAATGTTTCATAATATTAGTTCATGCAGTTATCCACACCCTAGCCATAAGCTCTACTCTTCTGCACAATGCTAACGTTCAAAACTTCAACATAACAGGAACTCTTTAAAATTCTTTCTCTTTCAAAATATTAACTCTCCATTTCCAGAAATatgcaaagcattctgggaactaACAATATGGTCTCCAAATAAAATTGCACAATTGAGCTAAttctcttaaaataaataaatacagttccCTTAATTTAATCAGTTCCTCAATTCAAGCCTCAAActtgtttacattttatatatatatatatatatatatatattagggatgtcacaatactcaatataatattgaaccattcagtacggcattcacggttcaatacgcgctgGTGAATTGCGCTTTTGTCGGttatgcatttaattaattatttccatttccctccgttttaaatatttctcagtttatttcggctctgtttgagtgtgcccctgagtctacgcgctgatatgagcaaatatccaaccATATGCACTCTAAAGTGAGGGGGTGTTTAGCCGCGCTTTAAAGCCTTGTATGGCAAGCCAGAGTATTAATAATCGCCTGGTCGGAAGTCTGATTGCACACTGACGCGTCAAAAGCGTCATTCCAAAGCGTCATTTTGGTCATTCCAAAGCGCACGTCAAGGACGCGCGTTTTTAATTGCAAATCACACGTCAAGGACGCACGCTTTGGTATCATGGAAAATGCGTGTCAAAAACATGCTTTTTGTGTATCAAACGTTAAGAGCGCGCGTTTTTGTGCCAAAACACACGTCGAGGACAAAGTTTTGCTGTGAAAACGCACGCTTTTGATGCGTCAGTGTGCAATCAGACGTCCGACCAGGGGATTATGAATACTCTGGCTTGCCatagccttgccggttaaacatttgaaatgtttaaccggcaaggtgCGGACTGTTGTTAATGCATCCACTGTTTTGgctaaacgtctgtcaaacacacgtgattactggacagtcttactgcactaatactgtcaaacacacacaaggttaacatataaacacagtgGGTTAacttatgtctaaagtgaaagtaaaatcgcgtgCGTCTATATGAGATGtgagcaggtcttcaattgacagcagcagCCGACTGAACAcactgtccttaaagggacagttcacctctaaaattatgttaataaaacaggacctttaataaagtagcttttaataaatgttgtatattgaaggatatgtagttttaattttagcctacatctattcattcaatttcatatttaaatgctactgtacatctctgagctgccacgccactgtaaatctttatatatatttattggtaacgctttagattacggcccggaaagtactgcataattaaagtgaatttacagcataactttctgtaattatagtgtaactataaagtaagtatatgggaacaatatgtaatattgggggaataaaggggtaactatcaggaaaatttataaattatttatactgtaagtattgtttaattaaggggtaattatactgtaagtattgtttaattaaggggtaattatactgtgagtattgtttaattaaggggtaattatactgtgagtattgtttaattaaggggtaattatactgtgagtattgtttaattaaggggtaattatactgtaagtattgtttaattaaggggtaattatactgtaagtattgtttagttaaggggtaattatactgtgagtattgtttaattaaggggtaattatactgtgagtattgtttaattaaggggtatttatactgtgagtattgttaattaaggggtaattatactgtgagtattgtttaattaaggggtaattatactgtaagtattgtttaattaaggggtaattatactgtgagtattgtttaattaaggggtaattatactgtaagtattgtttaattaaggggtaattatactgtaagtattgtttaattaaggggtaattatactgtgagtattgtttaattaaggggtaattatactgtgagtattgtttaattaaggggtaattatactgtgagtattgtttaattaaggggtaattatactgtgagtattgtttaattaaggggtaattatactgtgagtattgtataattaaggggtaattatactgtgagtattgtttaattaaggggtaattatactgtgagtattgtataattaaggggtaattatactgttagtattgtttaattaaggggtaattatactgtgagtattgtATAATTAAGGGGTATttatactgtgagtattgtttaattaaggggtaattatactgtgagtattgtttaattaaggggtaattatactgttagtattgtttaattaaggggtaattatactgtgagtattgtataattaaggggtaattatactgttagtattgtttaattaaggggtaattatactgtgagtattgtttaattaaggggtaattatactgtgagtattgtttaattaaggggtaattatactgtgagtattgtATAATTAAGGGGTATttatactgtgagtattgtttaattaaggggtaattatactgtgagtattgtttaattaaggggtaattatactgtgagtattgtttaattaaggggtaattatactgtaagtattgtttaattaaggggtaattatactgtgagtattgtttaattaaggggtaattatactgtaagtattgtttaattaaggggtaattatactgtgagtattgtttaattacggggtaattatactgtgagtattgtttaattaaggggtaattatactgtgagtattgtttaattaaggggtaattatactgtgagtattgtttaattaaggggtaattatactgtgagtattgtttaattaaggggtaattatactgtaagtattgtttaattaaggggtaattatactgtaagtattgtttaattaaggggtaattatactgtgagtattgtttaattaaggggtaattatactgtgagtattgtttaattaaggggtaattatactgtgagaattgtttaattaaggggtaattatactgtgagtattgtttaattaaggggtaattatactgtgagtattgtttaattaaggggtaattatactgtgagtattgtttaattacggggtaattatactgtgagtattgtttaattaaggggtaattatactgtgagtattgtttaattaaggggtaattatactgtgagtattgttaattaaggggtaattatactgtgagtattgtttaattaaggggtaattatactgtgagtattgtttaattaaggggtaattatactgtaagtattgtttaattaaggggtaattatactgtgagtattgtttaattacggggtaattatactgtgagtattgtttaattaaggggtaattatactgtgagtattgtttaattacggggtaattatactgtgagtattgtttaattaaggggtaattatactgtgagaattgtttaattaaggggtaattatactgtgagtattgtttaattacggggtaattatactgtgagtattgtttaattacGGGGTAcgtatggatgtgcgggctgtaaattaaagtggctcttgttctcctcttgtttcgtcAGTGGCGGAGCTAGACTTTAAAAACAGGGGTGGCAAAGGGGTGGCAAGGTGTTATTTTGGGGGGTCAATATACAAAGTGTTCaattacactaaaaataaattatttcccACAAAATGTAGCGAATCCGCCAGggtgcaagcgcaactggcttttaaagggaatgggagatgactcacttatacagggagtgcagaattattaggcaagttgtatttttgaggattcattttattattgaacagcaaccatgttctcaatgaacacaaaaaactcattaatatcaaagctgaatatttttggaagtttttttagtttttagttttagctattttagggggatatctgtgtgtgcaggtgactattactgtgcataattattaggcaacttaacaaaaaacaaatttatacccatttcaattatttatgtttaccagtgaaaccaatataacatctcaacattcacaaatatacatttctgacattcaaaaaccaaacaaaaacaaatcagtgaccaatatagccacctttctttgcaaggacactcaaaagcctgccatccatggattctgtcagtgttttgatctgttcaccatcaacattgcgtgcagcagcaaccacagcctcccagacactgttcagagaggtggactgttttccctccttgtaaatcgcacatttgatgatggaccacaggttctcaatggggttcagatcaggtgaacaaggaggccatatcattagattttcttcttttatacgctttcttgccagccacgctgtggagtacttggacgcgtgtgatggagcattgtcctgcatgaaaatcatgtttttcttgaaggatgcatacttcttcctgtaccactgcttgaagaaggtgtcttccagaaactggcagtaggacttgGGAGTTGAGCATCCTCAACCcaaaaaggccccacaagctcatctttgatgataccagcccaaaccagtactccacctccaccttgctggcgtctgagtcggactggagctctctgccctttaccaatccagccacgggcccatccatctggcccatcaagactcactctcatttcatcagtccataaaaccttagaaaaatcagtcttgagatatttcttggcccagtcttgacgtttcagcttgtgtgtcttgttcagtggtggtcgactttctgcctttcttaccttggccatgtctctgagtattgcacaccttgtgcttttgggcactccagtgatgttgcagctctgaaatatggccaaactggtggcaagtggcatcttgacAGCtacacgcttgacttttctcagttcacgggcagttattttgcgccttggtttttccacacgcttcttgcgaccctgttgactattttgaatgaaacgcttgattgttcgatgatcacgcttcagaagcttggctattttaagactgctgcatccctctgcaatatatctcactatttttgacttttctgagcctgtcaagtccttttttgacccattttgccaaaggaaaggaagttgcctaataattatgcacacctgatatagggtgttgatgtcattagaccacaccccttctcattacagagatgcacatcacctaatatgcttaattggtagtaggctttccagcctatacagcttggagtaagacaacatgcataacgaggatgatgtggtcaaaatactcatttgcctaataattctgcactccctgtataatGCACATGAAACTTAAATCTGAATTTAAGACACAATTTACTGCCTCTGCTCACTGCTCTGACCTGCTGGTGATATACTGGGTTCTTTCACTGGGTGTGTCATTATCTTTCTCTTCTTG includes the following:
- the LOC137065057 gene encoding uncharacterized protein, producing the protein MSKHPGDHTPTGNQSSDQQAGNPYDDDPNTLRAELSCGHITGPQTLTDYCRVQLDQGKAELRCPKCNGLWSYTEVRKLAKLTTEEQQFFEETLANNATKKIVDIKNCPGCDLVIERSDPSNLSVQCTVCSAENKSTFEFCWQCLREWKGHQPRSDRCDNEDCTNKELDLLRDCGDIILKDAANIKCPAVRACPTCGMLIEHNTTLCKNIACTRCNKQFCFVCLKLTNDCQDTSDYYIPCSDGVAPRQTSIPFWRDNQ